One window of the Procambarus clarkii isolate CNS0578487 chromosome 27, FALCON_Pclarkii_2.0, whole genome shotgun sequence genome contains the following:
- the LOC138369101 gene encoding uncharacterized protein, with translation MVPELRGLSYENRLMELNLRTIEDRRNRGDMIVTYKILREIDKVDKDSLFSLRESRTRGHGRKLEMQMSLLESLPVQAAEPVAQPSLLESLPVQAAEPVAQPSLLESLPVQAAEPVAQPSLLESLPVQAAEPVAQPSLLESLPVQAAEPVAQPSLLESLPVQAAEPVAQPSLLESLPVQAAEPVAQPSLLESLPVQAAEPVAQPSLLESLPVQAAEPVAQPSLLESLPVQAAEPVAQPSLLESLPVQAAEPVAQASLLESLPVQAAEPVAQPSLLESLPVQAADPVAPTQPPGMIVLILYPGPPDDPGPPDDPGPPDDPGPPDDPGPPDDPGPPDDPGPPDDPGPPDDPGPPDDPGPPDDPGPPDDPGPPDDPGPPDDPGPPDDPGPPDDPGPPDDPGPPDDPGPPDDPGPPDDPGPPDDPGPPDDPGPPDDPGPPDDPGPPDDPGPPDDPGPPDDPGPPDDPGPPDDPGPPDDPGPPDDPGPPDDPGPHIDPGPHIDPGPPDDPGPPDDPGPPDDPGPPDDPGPHIDPGPPDDPGPPDDPGPPDNPGPHDDPGPPDDLLLCYIGLWADTRC, from the exons atggtgccagagctaagaggcttGAGCTACGAAAAtaggctaatggaactaaatcttAGAACCATAGAGGATAGAAgaaacagaggggatatgatcgtAACATACAAGATATTGAGGGAAATAGATAAGGTAGACAAGGATAGTCTCTTCAGCctaagagaaagcaggacaagaggacatggAAGGAAGCTGGAAATGCAAATGAG CCTCCTGGAGAGTTTACCAGTGCAGGCTGCTGAGCCTGTGGCACAACCCAGCCTCCTGGAGAGTTTACCAGTGCAGGCTGCTGAGCCTGTGGCACAACCCAGCCTCCTGGAGAGTTTACCAGTGCAGGCTGCTGAGCCTGTGGCACAACCCAGCCTCCTGGAGAGTTTACCAGTGCAGGCTGCTGAGCCTGTGGCACAACCCAGCCTCCTGGAGAGTTTACCAGTGCAGGCTGCTGAGCCTGTGGCACAACCCAGCCTCCTGGAGAGTTTACCAGTGCAGGCTGCTGAGCCTGTGGCACAACCCAGCCTCCTGGAGAGTTTACCAGTGCAGGCTGCTGAGCCTGTGGCACAACCCAGCCTCCTGGAGAGTTTACCAGTGCAGGCTGCTGAGCCTGTGGCACAACCCAGCCTCCTGGAGAGTTTACCAGTGCAGGCTGCTGAGCCTGTGGCACAACCCAGCCTCCTGGAGAGTTTACCAGTGCAGGCTGCTGAGCCTGTGGCACAACCCAGCCTCCTGGAGAGTTTACCAGTGCAGGCTGCTGAGCCTGTGGCACAAGCCAGCCTCCTGGAGAGTTTACCAGTGCAGGCTGCTGAGCCTGTGGCACAACCCAGCCTCCTGGAGAGTTTACCAGTGCAGGCTGCTGATCCTGTGGCACCAACCCAGCCTCCTggaatgatagtacttata CTGTACCCAGGCCCACCTGATGACCCAGGCCCACCTGATGACCCAGGCCCACCTGATGACCCAGGCCCACCTGATGACCCAGGCCCACCTGATGACCCAGGCCCACCTGATGACCCAGGCCCACCTGATGACCCAGGCCCACCTGATGACCCAGGCCCACCTGATGACCCAGGCCCACCTGATGACCCAGGCCCACCTGATGACCCAGGCCCACCTGATGACCCAGGCCCACCTGATGACCCAGGCCCACCTGATGACCCAGGCCCACCTGATGACCCAGGCCCACCTGATGACCCAGGCCCACCTGATGACCCAGGCCCACCTGATGACCCAGGCCCACCTGATGACCCAGGCCCACCTGATGACCCAGGCCCACCTGATGACCCAGGCCCACCTGATGACCCAGGCCCACCTGATGACCCAGGCCCACCTGATGACCCAGGCCCACCTGATGACCCAGGCCCACCTGATGACCCAGGCCCACCTGATGACCCAGGCCCACCTGATGACCCAGGCCCACCTGATGACCCAGGCCCACCTGATGACCCAGGCCCACCTGATGACCCAGGCCCACATATTGACCCAGGCCCACATATTGACCCAGGCCCACCTGATGACCCAGGCCCACCTGATGACCCAGGCCCACCTGATGACCCAGGCCCACCTGATGACCCAGGCCCACATATTGACCCAGGCCCACCTGATGACCCAGGCCCACCTGATGACCCAGGCCCACCTGATAACCCAGGCCCACATGATGACCCAGGCCCACCTGATGACCTCTTGCTGTGTTACATAGGCCTATGGGCTGACACCAGGTGTTGA
- the LOC123762757 gene encoding uncharacterized protein, whose protein sequence is MESRRQVVSVSRQSSSAGSLRQQAVFVSRQSSSAGSLRRQAAFVSRQSSSAGSLRQQAVFVSRQSSSAGSLRRQAVFVGRQSSSAGSLRQQAVFVGRQSSSAGSLRRQAVFVSRQSSSAGSLRQQAVFVSRQSSSAGSLRQQAVSVSRQSPSAGSLRRQAVFVSRQSSSAGSLRRQVVFVGRQSSSAGSLRQQAVFVSRQSSSAGSLRQQAVFVSRQSSSADSLRQQAVFVSRQSSSAGSLRLQAVSVSRQSPSAGSLVQQEMLHEAV, encoded by the coding sequence ATGGAGAGTCGTCGGCAGGTAGTCTCCGTCAGCAGGCAGTCTTCGTCGGCAGGCAGTCTTCGTCAGCAGGCAGTCTTCGTCAGCAGGCAGTCTTCGTCGGCAGGCAGTCTTCGTCGGCAGGCAGCCTTCGTCAGCAGGCAGTCTTCGTCAGCAggcagtctccgtcagcaggCAGTCTTCGTCAGCAGGCAGTCTTCGTCAGCAGGCAGTCTTCGTCGGCAGGCAGTCTTCGTCGGCAGGCAGTCTTCGTCAGCAGGCAGTCTTCGTCAGCAGGCAGTCTTCGTCGGCAGGCAGTCTTCGTCGGCAGGCAGTCTTCGTCGGCAGGCAGTCTTCGTCAGCAGGCAGTCTTCGTCAGCAGGCAGTCTTCGTCAGCAGGCAGTCTTCGTCAGCAGGCAGTCTTCGTCAGCAGGCAGTCTTCGTCAGCAGGCAGTCTCCGTCAGCAGACAGTCTCCGTCGGCAGGCAGTCTTCGTCGGCAGGCAGTCTTCGTCAGCAGGCAGTCTTCGTCAGCAGGCAGTCTTCGTCGGCAGGTAGTCTTCGTCGGCAGGCAGTCTTCGTCAGCAGGCAGTCTTCGTCAGCAGGCAGTCTTCGTCAGCAGGCAGTCTTCGTCAGCAGGCAGTCTTCGTCAGCAGGCAGTCTTCGTCAGCAGGCAGTCTTCGTCAGCAGACAGTCTCCGTCAGCAGGCAGTCTTCGTCAGCAGGCAGTCTTCGTCAGCAGGTAGTCTTCGTCTGCAggcagtctccgtcagcaggcagtctccgtcagcaggCAGTCTGGTGCAGCAGGAGATGCTACACGAAGCGGTGTAG